TTGGGTATAATCAATTACTCTATCCGCCCCCAAAGATTTCACAAACTCCAAATTTTTCGTACTACAAACAGCAGTTACTTCTGTCCCCAAAGCCTTAGCAATCTGCACCGCAAACATACCTACCCCACCCGAAGCGCCATTAATTAGCACCCTTTGACCTGATTTGATATTTCCTTGGTCGCGCAGTGCTTGGAGAGCCGTCAGCGCCGCTAAAGGCACAGTAGCCGCTTCCTCAAAAGTTAAATTCTTCGGCTTGGGAGCAATTAAATTTTCTGGTACAGCTGCAAATTCCGCATAAGCACCTCCAGAAAAGCTAGTACCACCATAAACAGCATCTCCTGGCTGAAAACTTGTCACCTGGGAACCAACAGCGACCACCTCCCCAGCCAAATCAAACCCCAAAATCAAGGGAAAGTTATTACCTGAGAGTAAACTCAGCATACCCTGGCGAATTTTCCAGTCAATAGGATTAACACTACTTGCATGAACCTTCACAAGCAGCTGATTCGGCTTGATTTGCGGTTGCGCCACCTCTTCGTACTGCAAAACCTCAGCAGACCCATACCGCCGGATAACTACCGCTTTCATGCTTTCCTCCTGCCACCCTGTTGAACTAAAAAGCTTCTTGTGAACCATTAACCCAGTTTACAGGACAGGGCGAAAGTATCTTTGGGCAGAATTATTAGACTTTTCCAAAACCCTTGTAAACCCCGCAAATAAGATTCCCACTCCTTACTCCTGCTCCCTCTCCTTACTAAGGAGAGGGTTGGGGTGAGGTTTCTTGAATGGGTAGGTATTTTTATCTCTCAAAAATAAAATAAATATAAAACGCATTTTTTTCCCAAAAAAAATGCTAGGTTAGATACATAATTGGATATCCTCGACATCTCAATTTTAACTTTGCGAAATCCTTAATCCATTCGCCGTTAACAAGCAAATTCAGTAAGTAATTATTCACATTATGCCCTTGTAGACATAAATTATCAATAAGTGTATGATGGATATTAATAGAGAGCCTTGTTTAACGCCGTTCATGCAATTTCTTAACGCTTAATTCTCAGCAAAAGTTAAAAAAAAATGAATTGCATTTTTAGCTCAAAAAAAATGATATGTTAGATACAGAATGGAACTTTTCACGACTCTGGAGTAGTAGGACATCAATCTGTTCCAGTTTTTTACCCCTTAATTCCCTAGTATTTGTCGTTTCAAATGGGATTTCAGGCTGATTTGAGTACAGATTTATGTATCGAAAAAATAAGAGAAAATAGATTAAGACCCTTTCTACCACTGGGTTACACATGAGTACCAAGAAATCCTGAACCCCTATTCTTAAATACTCGTACCCCAACTGAAAAATACTAGCACCCCTACCCAAAAAATAAATTTTTAATGATTGTAAAGCCCACACAGATAGGGTTTGAAAATTTGAGTACAAACGTAATAAATCCAATAAATTCTATACTCCATAAACGCGCCGACCATTTGAGAACGACTGCTATAAATCTTATATCGCCAATCACTCAACGCCAAGCCCAAAGCAAAAGCGCCAAGTGAGTGGAGGGATGAGATAGCACCATGCCTTAAATGAATCGAAGTCGCGGCTGTACTCACACACAAATACCCCAGATAGACCTCAAACTTGACACACACCAGCCGAACCAGAATCTCAGTCAACAGTAAACAAATTGATAACTGTTAACTGATAACTGTTCACTGATTAAAAGACGCGACTTCAGTTCTTAGGTAAAGACAGTAGCAACGGCATCTCCCACTGTGGCATTTAGCCCACCACTGACCCTTGCGAAATTCAATGATACTACCGTCTAACGGACTCATCACCTCCGACCATCAGGAACCAGCATCAACCCAAGCAAAATCAGGTGGTTGCGGATGCGACAGCAGCACCACCGTCGAAATGGATCAAAAGCTCCAAGAACGCATCGCCCAACATCCCTGTTATAGTGAAGATGCCCATCACCACTACGCCAGGATGCACGTTGCAGTTGCACCAGCTTGTAACATTCAATGCAACTATTGCAACCGCAAATACGACTGCGCTAACGAAAGTCGTCCTGGAGTAGTTAGCGAATTGCTAACACCAGAAGAAGCTGCACACAAAGCTTTGGTGATTGCAGGCAAAATTCCCCAAATGACAGTGGTCGGAATTGCGGGACCTGGTGATCCATTGGCGAATCCTGAAAAGACTTTTCGCACATTTGAGTTGATTGCAGACAAAGCACCAGATATCAAACTTTGCCTTTCAACTAACGGTTTAATGTTACCAGAATACATTGACCGCATTAAACAATTAAATATCGATCACGTTACGATTACCCTAAATACCATTGACCCAGAAATCGGCGCTCAGATTTATTCTTGGGTTCATTACAAACGGAAACGTTATAGAGGTGTTGAAGGGGCTAAGATTCTGCTAGAAAAGCAGATGGAAGGCTTGCAAGCTCTCAGAGAAGCTGATATTCTGTGCAAAGTTAACTCTGTGATGATTCCAGGAATTAATGATCAGCACTTGATCGAAGTCAATAAAATGATTCGTGAAAACGGTGCTTTCCTGCACAACATCATGCCTTTGATTTCTGCACCAGAACACGGCACACATTTCGGCTTAACAGGTCAACGTGGTCCCACACCCAAAGAGGTCAAGTCAGTTCAAGACAATTGTGCCGGCAACATGAAAATGATGCGCCATTGTCGCCAATGTCGAGCCGATGCGGTAGGATTATTAGGAGAAGACCGCAGTCAGGAATTTACCAAAGATAAATTCTTGGAAATGACTCCAGAATATGACTTGGAACAACGCACCCTTGTTCACGAAGGAATTGAGAAGTTTAAGGAAGAACTGAAAATAGCCAAAGACAAGGCGCGTACTGGCAAGAAATCTGCCAATAATCCCAAAATATTAGTTGCAGTCGCCACCAAAGGCGGTGGATTAGTTAACCAACACTTCGGTCATGCGAAGGAATTCCAGATTTATGAAGTGGATGGTAATCAAGTTACCTTTGTCAGTCATCGCAAGATTGACCAGTATTGTCAAGGTGGATTTAGTGAAGAAGCCACTTTTGAGCATATCATGGCAGCGATCGCCGATTGCAAAGCAGTATTAGTTTCCAAAATTGGTAACTGTCCTCAAGAGAAACTGCAAGAAGCCGGAATACAGACCGTAGAAGCTTACGACGTAATCGAAAAAGTTGCTTTGGAATTTTACGAGCAATATGTAAAGGAATTAGGGAATTAGGGAGTAGGGAGTAGGGAGTAGGGAATATTTACCACTTAGGGACTTCCAAATAAAAAAAACACTCAATCACCCAACCTAAAAAACCACACTTCGACAAGCTCAGTGACCACTCAAACTCTCATAACTCGGTGTCCTCTGTGCCTGGAGTGGTTCGTTTATTTGGATAACTTATCTTGAGTAAATCCCTTACTACTCCCCACTCCCCACTCACCACTCCCCACTCCCCTATCTTCAAAAGGAGAATAATCATGGCTTACCAAATCACCAGCCAATGTATTTCCTGTGATCTTTGTCTGTCTGTATGTCCCACTAATGCAGTGAAGGTAATTGACGGTAATCATTGGATTGATCCCGAACTCTGCACTAACTGCTTTGGTAGTGTTTATTCCGTTCCTCAGTGTAAAGCTGGTTGTCCCACCTGCACTGGTTGTGTGAAACAACCCAACGATTATTGGGAAGGCTGGTTTGCTAATTACAACCGCTCTTTAGCAAAATTAACTAAGAAACAAGATTACTGGGAACGTTGGTTTAACTATTATTCCAAAACATTCTCCGAAAAATTATCTCGCCATCAGAGCGAAGTCATAGGTGTATCAGGATGAGCATCATTTATCTAGACAATAATGCCACAACGAAGGTAGACCCGGAAGTTTTAGAGGCGATGTTGCCTTATCTGCGGGACTACTACGGTAATCCTTCTAGTATGCACACCTTTGGTGGACAACTTGGTAAAGCTGTAAAAACAGCCCGCCAACAACTAGCCGCACTCATTGGTGCTGAAGAATCAGAGATTGTTTACACCAGTTGCGGTACAGAGGGAGATAATGCTGCTATTCGCGCCGCACTGTTAGCACAACCAGAAAGACGACATATCATTACTACACAGGTTGAACACCCAGCCGTTTTGAATGTCTGCAAACAACTGGAAACCCAAGGTTATACTGTTACCTATCTTTCGGTAAATCGTCAGGGACAGCTAGATTTAAATGAATTAGAAGCTTCTCTGACTGGAAATACCGCCTTGGTAACAATTATGTATGCCAATAACGAAACCGGTACGGTTTTCCCCATTGAGCAAATTGGGTTAAGAGTTAAAGAATACGGCGCAATCTTTCATGTCGATGCAGTGCAAGCAGTGGGAAAAATTCCCCTCAACATGAAGACCAGCACGATAGATATGTTAACTCTGTCCGGTCACAAAATCCATGCTCCTAAAGGAATTGGGGCTTTGTATGTGCGGCGTGGTGTGCGGTTTCGTCCCTTGCTAATTGGGGGACACCAAGAACGTGGTCGTCGGGCGGGAACAGAAAACGTTCCAGGGATTATTGCTCTAGGTAAAGCGGCAGAGTTGGAACTCTTGCATTTAGAAGAGGCTACCACAAGAGAAAGAAAATTGCGCGATCGCCTGGAACAAACTTTACTCGCCAAAATTCCCGACTGTGAAGTGAATGGCGACCCAACGCAGAGATTGCCGAACACCACAAATATTGGTTTCAAGTACATTGAAGGTGAAGCAATTCTGCTCTCCTTAAACAAATACGGTATCTGTGCCTCATCTGGTTCTGCTTGTACTTCCGGTTCCTTGGAACCTTCTCACGTTCTGCGGGCGATGGGTTTACCCTACACCACCTTACATGGTTCGATTCGTTTCAGCTTGTGTCGCTACAGCACAGAAGCCGAAATTGATCAAGTTATCGAAGTCATGCCCAGTATTATCGAACGTTTACGCGCCATGTCCCCCTTCAAAAACGATGATGCGGGTTGGCTGCAAGAACAAGAACAAGCATTAATTCATCGCTAGGTCTTGGGTAATGGGTACTGGGGAGAGCGGAAATTTTTCCTCATCCCTCATCCCGCCCTAGTGCCTAATCTAAAATCCAAAATCCAAAATCTAAAATTGACCATGTGGGACTACACAGATAAAGTATTAGAATTGTTTTACAATCCCCAAAATCAGGGAGCCATTGAAGAAACTGGCGAAGCTGGTGTTAAGGTTGCAATGGGAGAAATTGGTAGCATTGCCTGTGGTGATGCCCTGAGATTACACTTGAAAGTTGAAGTAGAATCTGATAAAATATTAGATGCACGCTTTCAAACCTTTGGCTGCACAAGTGCGATCGCCTCTTCCAGTGCTTTAACCGAAATGGTCAAAGGTTTAACCCTAGACGAAGCTTTGAAAGTTTCTAATAAACAGATTGCAGATTACCTCGGCGGATTGCCAGAAGCGAAAATGCAC
The window above is part of the Nodularia spumigena CCY9414 genome. Proteins encoded here:
- a CDS encoding DUF362 domain-containing protein, with translation MAYQITSQCISCDLCLSVCPTNAVKVIDGNHWIDPELCTNCFGSVYSVPQCKAGCPTCTGCVKQPNDYWEGWFANYNRSLAKLTKKQDYWERWFNYYSKTFSEKLSRHQSEVIGVSG
- a CDS encoding NAD(P)-dependent alcohol dehydrogenase; translation: MKAVVIRRYGSAEVLQYEEVAQPQIKPNQLLVKVHASSVNPIDWKIRQGMLSLLSGNNFPLILGFDLAGEVVAVGSQVTSFQPGDAVYGGTSFSGGAYAEFAAVPENLIAPKPKNLTFEEAATVPLAALTALQALRDQGNIKSGQRVLINGASGGVGMFAVQIAKALGTEVTAVCSTKNLEFVKSLGADRVIDYTQEDFTEEGGQYDIIFDAVGKRSLSNCKRVLTPNGIYISTLPTPEVFIQSLLTAFFPGQKAKFVIERPNTQDLVYLKELIEAGKMRTVIDRSFPLAELAAAHNYSESERTVGKIAIVMLQE
- the nifS gene encoding cysteine desulfurase NifS yields the protein MSIIYLDNNATTKVDPEVLEAMLPYLRDYYGNPSSMHTFGGQLGKAVKTARQQLAALIGAEESEIVYTSCGTEGDNAAIRAALLAQPERRHIITTQVEHPAVLNVCKQLETQGYTVTYLSVNRQGQLDLNELEASLTGNTALVTIMYANNETGTVFPIEQIGLRVKEYGAIFHVDAVQAVGKIPLNMKTSTIDMLTLSGHKIHAPKGIGALYVRRGVRFRPLLIGGHQERGRRAGTENVPGIIALGKAAELELLHLEEATTRERKLRDRLEQTLLAKIPDCEVNGDPTQRLPNTTNIGFKYIEGEAILLSLNKYGICASSGSACTSGSLEPSHVLRAMGLPYTTLHGSIRFSLCRYSTEAEIDQVIEVMPSIIERLRAMSPFKNDDAGWLQEQEQALIHR
- the nifB gene encoding nitrogenase cofactor biosynthesis protein NifB; translated protein: MILPSNGLITSDHQEPASTQAKSGGCGCDSSTTVEMDQKLQERIAQHPCYSEDAHHHYARMHVAVAPACNIQCNYCNRKYDCANESRPGVVSELLTPEEAAHKALVIAGKIPQMTVVGIAGPGDPLANPEKTFRTFELIADKAPDIKLCLSTNGLMLPEYIDRIKQLNIDHVTITLNTIDPEIGAQIYSWVHYKRKRYRGVEGAKILLEKQMEGLQALREADILCKVNSVMIPGINDQHLIEVNKMIRENGAFLHNIMPLISAPEHGTHFGLTGQRGPTPKEVKSVQDNCAGNMKMMRHCRQCRADAVGLLGEDRSQEFTKDKFLEMTPEYDLEQRTLVHEGIEKFKEELKIAKDKARTGKKSANNPKILVAVATKGGGLVNQHFGHAKEFQIYEVDGNQVTFVSHRKIDQYCQGGFSEEATFEHIMAAIADCKAVLVSKIGNCPQEKLQEAGIQTVEAYDVIEKVALEFYEQYVKELGN